In Pseudomonas flavescens, the sequence AGTGACCAACGGCCAGCGCTCCTGGTAGCGCTTCTGCTCGATCCGCTGACGGTAGGTCTGCTCGCTGACACGCGCCGGGTTGCGCTGCACGCGCATATCGAAGAGGTCATCCAGCCCATGTGGGGCAATGATGCGCAAAGCGCCATCGGCGTCCAGACTCACGGCAACCGAAGTGGCGAACTCGGGCCAGCTCGCCACCGCCTCATGGAGCGACTGCAACGGCTCGACGGCATGGCCGAAACATGACTCGAACCACAGGTGCACTGCCGCCTGGTTGGTCACCTCCCAGGGAAAGCGAGGAGCGAGTACACCCAGCATCGCCTGCAACTCGGTATCCGTCGCCGCAGACGACTCCAGCGGTTCGAAATAAGCCAGATCGATGTCCGCCAGGAACGACGGTTCGGTATGACCGTGCAGGTGATCCCAAACCAGATTGCGCACTGCCCCGGCGCCGATGCACCAATCGCTCAACTCCAGCTGGCGAGCCCCTTGCAACGCATCCATGAACCAGGAAGACTGCCGCACGATCGCTTCCAGCCGCTGCGTTAGCAGCCAGGTGCGACTCTGCTGCGCGGTTCGGCATAAACAATGGTTCATTGCCATGTGCTGCTTACCTATACGTCCTGGCGTGGAAATCTTACCGGTGCGATCCCGTTTTTCTACGGCGCATTGAAAACCAACGTGGTGTATCTGCCGATCAGGCGGGTAGCCGCCGATTGCGCGGAATATCCAGCCCCAAGCTCTCACGCAAGGTGCTGCCTTCGTACTGCCGACGATAGACACCGCGCGCCTGCAGGATCGGCACCACCTGTTCGGTGAAACGGCGAAATTGCTCCGGGTGACCCACGTAGATATTGAAGCCATCCAGCGCCCGCGCCTCGAACCAGCGAATCATCTCATCGGCAACGGTTTGCGCTGAACCGACGAACGCGTTGGGCCGCAGCGTGAGGCCGTTGGCGACCGCCTGGCGTAGCGTCCAGCCCTTGCTGACGGCCATGTCGGTGGCCGCCTTGGCGGCGGTGTAGAAACTGCTGCGCGCATGCTCCAGCGCCTCGACCGGGAATGGCGCATCGAGGTCGTATTGGCGAAAGTCATGCCAGCCGAAGGAGCGGCCGAACTCGGCCAGAGCTTGCTCGAAGCTGTGATCCGCTTCGTGATAGCGCCGCTCGATTTCTCGCGCCTGCTGGTCGGTGTCGCCGATGAAGATCTGCGCACCTGGGAGGATAAGCACTTCGTCCGGGTCACGACCCTGCTGCTGCGCACGACGCTTGATGTCCTGATAGAAGGCCTGCCCCTTCTCCACGCTTGGCGCGTGGGTAAACACCACATCAGCGATGCGCGCACCCAGTTCGCGGCCTTGCTGCGAATCACCGGCCTGGAAAATCACGGGCTGCCCCTGGGGCGAGCGCTGGATATTCAGTGGCCCGACCACCGAGAAATACTCACCTTTGTGGTGCGTGGCATGCAGCTTGGAGCGGTCAAGAAACTGCCCGGTCTCACGGTTGCGCGGCAGCGCATCGTCCTCGTAGGACTGCCAAAGCTTCT encodes:
- a CDS encoding nucleotidyltransferase family protein codes for the protein MRQSSWFMDALQGARQLELSDWCIGAGAVRNLVWDHLHGHTEPSFLADIDLAYFEPLESSAATDTELQAMLGVLAPRFPWEVTNQAAVHLWFESCFGHAVEPLQSLHEAVASWPEFATSVAVSLDADGALRIIAPHGLDDLFDMRVQRNPARVSEQTYRQRIEQKRYQERWPLVTVIDAG
- a CDS encoding LLM class flavin-dependent oxidoreductase, producing MSGKRQIKLGAVAMGVGGPGRHNLWHDPEIPSDASVNIDWFIDLARQAEAALFDLIFIVDSQFITPDSPPHYLNRLEPLTLLSALAVMTRNIGLVGTLTTSYNEPFNVARRLASLDLISKGRAGWNVVTSGDAGTAGNYGRDEHYDYDTRYGRALEHVQVVQKLWQSYEDDALPRNRETGQFLDRSKLHATHHKGEYFSVVGPLNIQRSPQGQPVIFQAGDSQQGRELGARIADVVFTHAPSVEKGQAFYQDIKRRAQQQGRDPDEVLILPGAQIFIGDTDQQAREIERRYHEADHSFEQALAEFGRSFGWHDFRQYDLDAPFPVEALEHARSSFYTAAKAATDMAVSKGWTLRQAVANGLTLRPNAFVGSAQTVADEMIRWFEARALDGFNIYVGHPEQFRRFTEQVVPILQARGVYRRQYEGSTLRESLGLDIPRNRRLPA